Within uncultured Roseibium sp., the genomic segment CTCGCCGATACCGCTGAGACTGCCGAGAAGGGAAGACGCCTCCATTGGCAGGATCAGCGTCTTCTGGTTCCGGGAATTCGCCAGCTCGCGGAAAGCTTCGACATATTTGTTAGCGACGAAGTAGTTGATCGCCTGAACGTTCCCGTCCGAGATTGCATTGCTGACCATTTTGGTCGCCTTGGCTTCCGCCTCAGCCTCGCGTTCGCGCGCTTCCGCATCGCGGAACGCGGATTCCCGGCGGCCCTCTGCCTCCAGGATCAGCGACTGTTTTTCCCCTTCCGCCTTCAGGATTTCCGACTGGCGCTTGCCTTCGGCTTCCAGAATGGACGCACGCTTGTCGCGTTCCGCCTTCATCTGGCGGGCCATGGCATCCACCAGATCCCGCGGCGGGTTGATGTCCTTGATTTCGATACGGGTGACCTTCACGCCCCAGGGCTCCGCCGCCGCATCAACAACCCGCAACAGCCGGGAGTTGATTTCATCGCGGTTTGAAAGCAGTTCGTCCAGATCCATCGACCCCATGACCGAACGGATATTCGTCATCGTCAAATTGAGAATGGCGTTCTGAAGACCGAGAACCTCATAAGCCGCCCTGGCCGCATCGAGGACCTGGTAGAAAGTGATACCGTCAGCCGTAACGGTGGCATTGTCTCGCGTAATGACTTCCTGCGATTCAACATCGAGAACCTGCTCCATCATGTTCAGCTTGTGGCCGACCCGATCGATGAAGGGAATGATGAAATTCAATCCCGGCGACAGGGTTTTCCGGTACTTTCCGAAGCGCTCGATCGTGTAGTTGTACCCTTGGGGAACAGTCTTGACCCCGGAGAAGATCACCAGGATGGCCAAGAACAGGACGATAATCAGAACGATATCGAACCCAAACAGATTTGCAGGCATTCAATTCTCCCAAGTGCACAAGACAGTCACCAGTTATGTTTTCGCCAGTATGCCTAAGCTTATAGGGCCGCACCAGCCCAAGAATGATGACGTTCAATGACTAAAACGGACGGCGGCTTCGGCGACGTTTCAAGGGCCCCGATCCTGCAGTGTTTCTCCCTTCAGGAGCAGCGTGATCGCTCCCGCACAGGTCTGTCTCAAAAAATCCCGTTTTGAAACGAGGTCTTCTCGATACATCGGCCGGCGCAGGTGTCTTACGATCAAACATCAAGGCGAAAAGGCTTCCCTCGCGCATACGTATCCCATCCGCTTGAGAGCGCAAGCCTCACCGCTGCTTCGAGGTCAGCTTGATGAATTTGGGGTCTATGGCGATAGCCACGAGCGCGCTGTGCGGCATTCCTGGGCATTGGAAATTGAAGAAGCGCTTCGCGACCAGCTGTATCTGCAGCACACACCGCAACGAGCATTCCTTGCCAACCGTCAATCGTGCACCACTGCGGTTCACGACGAAGTTCCCATTCGTAGGTATCCCCATCAAGGACAAACGAGCCAGTCAGAGTACGGGTCGGCAACATGCGCACAAGCTAGCAA encodes:
- a CDS encoding SPFH domain-containing protein, encoding MPANLFGFDIVLIIVLFLAILVIFSGVKTVPQGYNYTIERFGKYRKTLSPGLNFIIPFIDRVGHKLNMMEQVLDVESQEVITRDNATVTADGITFYQVLDAARAAYEVLGLQNAILNLTMTNIRSVMGSMDLDELLSNRDEINSRLLRVVDAAAEPWGVKVTRIEIKDINPPRDLVDAMARQMKAERDKRASILEAEGKRQSEILKAEGEKQSLILEAEGRRESAFRDAEAREREAEAEAKATKMVSNAISDGNVQAINYFVANKYVEAFRELANSRNQKTLILPMEASSLLGSLSGIGEIAKEAFGNDRKEPRSTGRVPDTGSTPGGDDA